The nucleotide window ctagataatatataatatataaatatatgtacatgcAGTTAAGTTCCTGATACAGTCTCGTGTTGTAAAATCAAACTAGTATTACGAATTCAGTCGATTCatactacaaaaataaaaaaaactacAAAACAGTACTTATACGAAGAGTAACAGAATCGATTTTTACAAGTTTTGCCATCAGAAACAGCAAGTGAGGTACACGTGGCATTATGTAGAAATAGATGAAAGGAATACAAATAAGAACAAAGTGCGTAACAAGCACGATACAAACTAAGCGTTTGTTTGACAACTCATGGATCCAACACATCATGTGCATacatattgtaaaattattgaTGAATAAACAGTGAAAATGTCAAACCTCTCTTCTTTGTCTTAAAATACGAAATAGTTTAGTAACTGTGTTTTTTTAAAACAATATTCACTGTAGTAAATAAGTGTTTTCGACTTTTGCCATATTTCTATATTGAcaatttgtaataaatatttataaataataatgtgcaaaaatattatgatatatacaatatgtatttattatgtatgtacaAAGATGTGGAAATTGTTACAAAACGTGTTCatttttttgtatttaataaCATGTATTTGATTTTTAGTAGGTAAGAATAAGAAGCATTGTAGATTAGATTACAACACATTCGTAGGGGAACGGCCCTCGGAGACGTAAATGATTCAGTCCTGGACAAGCTGGAAAAAGACATAATCATCTGATTAAATAGATCTTTTTAAAtctcttattattatatatagtgtgtaaatttttattttaatatttaacattAGGTAATACGTTATTCATACTATTAGCTAGTTGATAATGTATTTATGATTACATTTGGAATTGAATGTAATCAAATATAATAAGGCTGCAATGTATAAATGTAATCAACCTTAACCGGTAACGTTTACACGTTACTAAACGTTATATACTAACGTTTGTCACAGAGTGGCCCATAATaaccggttccttcgcagcgaCATTTAAATCCAGGATCTGACGATATTTGTATGCAAGATCCCTCGTTCAAGCAAGGTTTTAATCTGTAGCACGTATCACTACGCTTGCctgaaaaaaaaattatacaataataactGTAACTATACGTTCTTGACATTTATATGAGAGTACAACAAAATAGACTAAAATTTCCTGTTAACGTTGATGAATCTAGCAAGTATTTCATTACCTCTTAATGCTTCTTTACAGtcctcattattattatatctgtaTTCGGAAGAACAGCCATAACCGCATCTGCATTGTGCGTTATAAATTCGACATCCATACTGCATCTGGTCCAAATCGCAAGCGCGCGATCGTGTGCTTATtgctataattaaaaaataattatagaaTTAAAAGTGCTTGAGGCGctaaaatcaattttttaatttttaattttgatcgcctaaaaatgtataaaacgtCCCACGCTATCAGTTATCTGTAGAAATTTACAAAACAACAATTATTTTCTCTTCAAAAAAGATTCCtttcttaaataataattaaataactatttaattcattctttattttcttttatttttcgcCGATAATGctctattttatttaataattgaaatatatcgaATTATATTTTTCCTATATTCGTCACTAAAGCAGTTACATATACATACTTCTTTACTTCTCTACATATCAAATCATAGTTGATGTTATGGAGCACCGTCCCTACGGACACatgataaattaaataaaatctaCTAAAGTAATGTTAAACATGTAAAAGATATCTAAGCAACAAATTACGGACACAAGTTTCCTGTGAAGCTTTCCAAAGCGAATATTTCATATGCATTGAACGTATCTGCAGCTTATTTACCCTATAGAGATAGTGCTACGAAGAAATATGCTGACAACTATTTGTACCGGATGTAGGTATCCATTGCACTTCTCACTTGCGTAAATTGATAAAGGTTAAAGAAGATAAAACATGGCTGCGTGGGTAAATTGATTTTTTAAGTATTAAATGTTTATCACTGTCATCATCCATATTCCTGCATAATAAAAGCAGTAGGAGGGAACATGGAATGAGTATCATTGAAACTACGCTTTATTATCGTACTGCATTATCTGTGTCCCCGGTGAATGAACCGAGATCTTTCTTTCAAAAGAACGCTCAAGCCTTATTTTACACTAAACGAATTATCTACTGAAGAAAAAAGGTAGTAGTCAAGAATCGTTGCATgtaaagaaatataataaattattcttcCTTTTAATTTAGCCTAATGCTGTAAAAATTCTTGAACgaaatattttataacaattcGAATATGTATTATGCTGATAGAAGACTATTAAAATCATCACTTTTGACTCAGCAGTTTGAAATGTCTATTCAGATTTATGAAAAGCTTTTTTTACTGTTTTGAGGATTCGTTATATGTATTCTTATGAATTTTTGTTCATCTAATCTCCTTCCAGCCTAAAGAACTTACAAAACCTTCGTTTTCGATAACTAAGTGATTTGGTAAGAAGTTATAGTGACATAGTATACTCTTGCCATAgtaaaaaagaatgaaaaaaattcgagcaagtatcttaaactgaTAAGTAAAAAATGATCGCTCGATAGTCCTTGATAAGAATAATA belongs to Megalopta genalis isolate 19385.01 chromosome 1, iyMegGena1_principal, whole genome shotgun sequence and includes:
- the LOC117228932 gene encoding uncharacterized protein LOC117228932, which encodes MLPRLVLPIILLLVILAISTRSRACDLDQMQYGCRIYNAQCRCGYGCSSEYRYNNNEDCKEALRGKRSDTCYRLKPCLNEGSCIQISSDPGFKCRCEGTGYYGPLCDKPCPGLNHLRLRGPFPYECVVI